One segment of Pasteurella skyensis DNA contains the following:
- a CDS encoding DUF711 family protein has product MNYKNKSLCRVRTITLFLSLTKDKNQWQQALQEAKQEFDLLIPTIQNAGYEIQSIRIVTNAFGEYLDTTSVEKAKADLAYIKQLLNQLNNSGLRIRFAIGEAKTAQEIQLLPALIQDYGDLCNACVNVPLDKNGVLDNQLIEQSAQTIKTIAETTERGEGNFNFTVNFNCKPFIPYFPASYHSSDLPNSFVIGFETPDLLVAVLENIPKTEHNSFFNNAYNQLSEVLQYHIDEVLNAVHSVTLSGNFTFVGIDSSAAPSKNCASMVTVYENLGVPYFGAAGTVEASALLTRVFKSIKNVPLVGFSGLMLALTEDTGLAKGSQLEQFDIRALLTYSAVCGIGLDTVPVSGNATIEQLSALMRDTGTMAFRLNKPLTVRVFPIPNAEAGEMTTFESDDLCNSKILAIP; this is encoded by the coding sequence ATGAATTATAAAAATAAATCCCTTTGCCGAGTGCGAACCATTACCCTATTTTTATCTTTAACCAAAGATAAAAACCAATGGCAACAAGCGTTGCAAGAGGCAAAACAAGAGTTTGATCTGCTTATTCCAACTATCCAAAATGCAGGTTATGAAATTCAAAGTATTCGTATTGTAACCAATGCCTTTGGTGAGTATTTAGACACTACAAGCGTTGAGAAAGCAAAAGCGGATTTAGCCTATATTAAACAATTACTTAATCAGCTAAATAACAGTGGTTTGCGTATCCGTTTTGCGATTGGTGAAGCGAAAACCGCACAAGAAATCCAGCTCTTACCCGCACTTATTCAAGATTATGGTGATTTGTGTAACGCTTGTGTGAATGTTCCCCTAGATAAAAATGGCGTGTTGGATAATCAGTTGATTGAGCAATCAGCACAGACTATAAAAACCATTGCAGAAACCACCGAGCGTGGCGAGGGAAATTTCAATTTTACAGTGAATTTTAACTGCAAACCTTTTATTCCTTATTTCCCTGCAAGCTATCATTCTAGCGATTTACCTAACAGCTTTGTGATTGGCTTTGAAACTCCCGATCTTTTGGTTGCTGTGTTAGAAAATATCCCCAAAACCGAACACAATAGTTTCTTTAATAATGCTTATAATCAGCTGTCAGAAGTGTTGCAATATCATATTGATGAAGTGCTAAATGCAGTGCATTCTGTTACTTTATCAGGTAACTTTACATTTGTAGGGATTGATAGTTCAGCTGCGCCATCAAAAAATTGTGCTTCAATGGTAACCGTTTATGAGAATTTAGGTGTGCCTTATTTTGGGGCTGCAGGAACAGTTGAGGCATCGGCATTGTTAACAAGAGTATTCAAATCCATTAAAAATGTCCCATTGGTAGGGTTTTCAGGCTTAATGCTTGCTTTAACAGAAGATACAGGGTTAGCCAAAGGTTCTCAATTAGAGCAGTTTGATATTCGAGCCTTGCTCACATACAGCGCCGTATGTGGTATTGGATTAGATACTGTACCTGTTTCAGGCAATGCGACTATTGAGCAACTTTCTGCTTTAATGCGAGATACAGGAACAATGGCATTTCGTTTAAACAAACCATTAACGGTACGAGTATTCCCTATCCCTAATGCCGAAGCAGGCGAAATGACAACATTTGAAAGTGATGATTTGTGTAATAGTAAAATCTTAGCTATTCCTTAA
- the gltX gene encoding glutamate--tRNA ligase translates to MQIENLFPFDPNVKVRTRFAPSPTGYLHVGGARTALYSWLYAKHNNGEFVLRIEDTDLERSTPEATAAIIEGMAWLNLAWEHGPFYQTKRFDRYNQVIDQMLEQGLAYRCYCSKERLEALREEQEENKEKPRYDRHCLNEHNHSADEPHVVRFKNPTEGSVIFDDAVRGTIEIKNSELDDLIIRRTDGAPTYNFCVVVDDWDMGITHVVRGEDHINNTPRQINILKALNAPVPTYAHVSMINGDDGKKLSKRHGAVSVMQYRDEGYLPEALVNYLVRLGWGHGDQEVFSVEEMINLFELDHVSKSASAFNTKKLQWLNQHYIKTLDPSYVAKHLDWHMKDQNIDYSKGPKLEDVITALAERSVTLKEMATASRYFFEDFNEYDEKATNKNFKPAAVEPLAKLLEKLTALEEWTVENIHNVMNATATELEVGMGKVGMPFRLAVTGSGQSPSMDLTATLVGKERTLARIQKAIAFINAQNA, encoded by the coding sequence ATGCAAATTGAAAATCTTTTCCCTTTTGATCCAAATGTAAAAGTGCGAACTCGTTTCGCACCAAGTCCAACAGGTTATTTGCACGTGGGAGGTGCAAGAACAGCACTTTATTCTTGGCTTTATGCTAAACATAATAATGGCGAATTTGTACTTCGTATTGAAGATACGGATTTAGAACGTTCAACGCCAGAAGCAACAGCGGCTATCATTGAAGGTATGGCGTGGTTAAATCTAGCGTGGGAACACGGACCTTTCTACCAAACAAAGCGTTTTGATCGTTATAATCAGGTTATTGATCAAATGTTAGAGCAAGGGCTAGCTTATCGCTGCTACTGTTCAAAAGAACGTTTAGAAGCATTACGTGAAGAGCAAGAAGAAAATAAAGAAAAACCTCGCTACGATAGACATTGTTTAAATGAGCATAATCATTCAGCAGATGAGCCTCACGTGGTGCGTTTTAAAAACCCAACAGAAGGTTCGGTTATTTTTGATGATGCGGTGCGTGGTACGATTGAAATTAAAAACAGTGAGCTAGATGATTTAATTATTCGTCGTACTGATGGTGCACCAACTTACAATTTCTGTGTAGTGGTTGATGACTGGGATATGGGGATTACTCACGTGGTACGTGGCGAAGATCACATTAATAATACACCTCGTCAAATCAATATTTTAAAAGCATTAAATGCACCCGTACCAACTTATGCACACGTTTCAATGATTAACGGTGATGACGGTAAGAAATTATCCAAACGTCACGGAGCGGTAAGCGTAATGCAATACCGTGATGAAGGTTATTTACCAGAAGCATTAGTGAACTATTTAGTGCGTTTAGGCTGGGGACACGGCGATCAGGAAGTTTTCTCTGTGGAAGAGATGATCAATTTATTTGAATTAGATCACGTCAGTAAATCAGCAAGTGCATTTAATACCAAAAAATTACAATGGTTAAACCAACATTATATTAAAACCTTAGATCCTAGCTACGTGGCGAAACACTTAGATTGGCATATGAAAGATCAAAATATTGATTATTCAAAGGGTCCAAAATTAGAAGATGTGATTACTGCTTTGGCAGAACGTAGCGTAACACTAAAAGAAATGGCAACCGCAAGCCGCTACTTCTTTGAAGATTTTAACGAATATGATGAAAAAGCAACGAATAAAAACTTCAAACCAGCAGCAGTTGAGCCACTTGCAAAATTATTAGAGAAACTGACCGCTTTGGAAGAGTGGACTGTTGAGAATATTCATAATGTAATGAATGCAACGGCAACAGAACTTGAAGTTGGAATGGGTAAAGTTGGAATGCCATTCCGCTTAGCAGTAACAGGTTCAGGGCAATCTCCATCAATGGATTTAACTGCCACTTTAGTGGGTAAAGAACGAACACTTGCTCGTATTCAGAAAGCCATTGCGTTTATTAACGCTCAAAACGCATAA
- a CDS encoding tyrosine-type recombinase/integrase, with product MARIVQSLTNTQVDKAKYTPKGKNELNDGNGLFLQLYSTNKKCWRFRYYKPKTKLRTKITIGEYPCISLAQARTKRDEFRTLLLQGIDPQCFKKEQAIERELKDKTTFLAVALEWRKKKEGEIKNKTLTKYWRSLELHIFPFLADYPIQEIVPIIALKPLKRVEERNNIDMAQRLCCYINEILNFAVNGGLLPFNPCLKMGKNLKRINKQNNPHIESHQIPKLMQSISNARVQPQTKALIYFQLLTMVRPNEASRAEWQEIDFENELWTIPAEKMKAREPHIVPLSTQAIKILKDLEGITGQFKYIFPKHGDNKAPMSSATANTALTRMGYKGKQTAHGLRGLARTYLAEQNIIHEHAEACLAHKTGGNVSLAYNHATYIPQRKVIMQFWGDFIEQCSLVKTI from the coding sequence ATGGCTAGGATTGTTCAATCTTTAACTAATACGCAGGTAGATAAAGCAAAATACACACCTAAAGGCAAAAATGAATTAAATGACGGAAACGGCTTATTTTTACAACTTTACTCAACTAACAAAAAATGTTGGCGTTTTCGTTATTATAAGCCTAAAACAAAATTAAGGACTAAAATAACCATAGGGGAATACCCTTGTATTTCATTGGCTCAGGCTCGCACTAAAAGAGATGAATTCAGAACATTGTTATTACAAGGAATTGATCCTCAATGTTTTAAAAAAGAGCAAGCAATAGAAAGAGAATTGAAAGATAAAACTACATTTCTAGCTGTTGCATTAGAATGGCGGAAAAAAAAGGAAGGTGAAATAAAAAATAAAACATTGACCAAATATTGGAGAAGTTTAGAACTTCATATTTTTCCGTTTCTTGCTGATTATCCAATACAGGAAATAGTGCCTATTATTGCATTAAAGCCATTAAAAAGAGTTGAAGAGCGTAACAATATAGATATGGCTCAACGTCTTTGTTGTTATATCAATGAGATTCTTAATTTTGCAGTAAACGGCGGTTTATTACCTTTTAACCCTTGCTTAAAAATGGGAAAGAATTTAAAACGTATCAATAAGCAAAATAATCCTCATATAGAAAGTCATCAAATTCCAAAATTAATGCAATCAATATCCAATGCTCGTGTTCAGCCACAAACAAAGGCTTTAATTTATTTCCAGCTTTTAACAATGGTTAGACCAAATGAAGCAAGTAGAGCAGAATGGCAGGAAATAGATTTTGAAAATGAATTATGGACAATTCCTGCTGAAAAAATGAAAGCAAGAGAACCCCATATTGTACCCTTATCAACACAAGCAATTAAAATTCTAAAAGATCTTGAAGGGATTACAGGGCAGTTCAAATACATATTCCCTAAACACGGTGATAACAAAGCCCCTATGAGTTCAGCAACCGCTAATACTGCTTTAACTAGAATGGGATACAAGGGAAAACAAACAGCACACGGATTAAGAGGATTAGCAAGAACTTACCTAGCTGAACAAAACATTATTCACGAACACGCCGAAGCCTGTCTTGCCCACAAAACAGGGGGAAATGTAAGCCTTGCGTATAATCACGCTACTTATATACCTCAAAGAAAAGTAATAATGCAATTTTGGGGTGATTTCATAGAGCAATGTTCTTTAGTGAAAACTATCTAA